In a single window of the Gossypium hirsutum isolate 1008001.06 chromosome D02, Gossypium_hirsutum_v2.1, whole genome shotgun sequence genome:
- the LOC121214788 gene encoding renalase, translating into MAPSALPSFSSSFLFPLKTQKSFKPPKPLTIICSSQEPKKPSKNPQRPTSRNRKRTPYGTSRRSILKKTFTQEQVKFTAGVSADPHVGIIGGGMAGLLCALSLEKRGVKSTVFDTGMHGLGGRMGTRVIDPQQLIFDHAAQFFTVSDSRFSKLVDYWLEKGLVREWQGLVGQLELGGRFVPLPSSPPRFIGVNGMRPLADSLLSETSMVNVVRPCWISKLEPFNGMWHLSENGKPRGEFDAIVIAHNGKCANRLLASSGLPLLARQMKRLDLSSIWALLAAFEHPFPMGDGKVTFQGAFVKGVDSVSWMANNSLKLLGSQSNGPHCWTFFSTAAYGKQNKVPQENIPSQTAEKVKTSMLEGVEAALGLPKGSLPRPIYSRVQLCRGSCKEKGDEIQ; encoded by the exons atggCACCTTCGGCTCTGCCCagtttttcttcttcatttctgtTTCCTCTCAAAACCCAGAAATCCTTTAAACCCCCAAAACCTCTAACTATAATTTGCAGTTCACAAGAACCCAAAAAACCCTCCAAAAACCCACAAAGACCCACTTCAAGGAACAGGAAAAGAACACCATATGGGACTTCTAGGAGGTCAATTCTCAAGAAAACCTTCACTCAGGAGCAGGTCAAGTTCACTGCTGGTGTTTCAGCTGACCCTCACGTGGGGATTATTGGTGGAGGAATGGCTGGTCTTCTTTGTGCTTTGAGCTTGGAGAAAAGAGGTGTTAAGTCCACTGTTTTTGACACG GGAATGCATGGTTTGGGAGGAAGAATGGGAACTAGAGTCATTGATCCTCAACAACTTATATTTGACCATGCTGCTCAGTTTTTTACTGTCAGTGATTCTCGGTTTTCCAAGCTAGTTGATTATTGGTTGGAGAAAGGCTTGGTTCGAGAATGGCAAGGTTTAGTTGGTCAGCTTGAATTAGGTGGCCGGTTTGTTCCTCTTCCTTCATCACCACCAAGGTTTATAGGTGTCAATGGGATGCGCCCTTTAGCCGACTCTTTGCTTTCTGAG ACTTCTATGGTCAATGTAGTGAGACCTTGTTGGATAAGTAAGCTCGAGCCATTTAACGGGATGTGGCACTTGAGCGAGAATGGAAAACCTCGTGGGGAATTTGATGCAATTGTTATTGCTCATAATG GAAAATGTGCAAATCGCTTGCTTGCTTCATCAGGATTACCTCTACTTGCTAGACAAATGAAg aggCTAGATTTGAGTTCAATATGGGCACTTCTTGCAGCATTCGAGCATCCCTTTCCTATGGGAGATGGTAAAGTGACATTTCAAGGAGCTTTTGTTAAGGGAGTTGATTCCGTATCTTGGATGGCAAACAATTCACTGAAGCTTTTGGGTTCTCAGAGTAATGGTCCTCACTGTTGGACTTTTTTCAGCACCGCAGCCTATGGAAAACAAAACAAGGTTCCTCAG GAAAATATACCAAGTCAAACAGCGGAAAAGGTGAAAACAAGCATGCTTGAGGGTGTTGAAGCGGCACTTGGACTACCAAAAGGATCACTTCCGAGACCTATTTACAGTAGAGTTCAGCTATG TCGAGGAAGTTGCAAAGAAAAGGGAGATGAGATACAGTGA